One Phaseolus vulgaris cultivar G19833 chromosome 11, P. vulgaris v2.0, whole genome shotgun sequence genomic window carries:
- the LOC137808543 gene encoding secreted RxLR effector protein 161-like, whose translation MFEEADIHEPSSYRRLIGRLLYLVNTRPDICFVVQHLSQFVQNPTIHHHRVVQHVLRYIKVAPAQGLFYSKNFVLHLKAFSDSDWASCSMTQRSTTGFCIFLEESLISWKTKKQSTVSRSSSEAEYRALASTSCQLQWLTFLLRDLHVITPNTACLYCDSQAARHIALNSSFHECTKHIDIDCHVVHERLQQNLFHLLPIRSVEQPADVLSSRAKHFPETYQQAWSSLHTCSSLREGFKFELLGLYPSYGLCS comes from the coding sequence ATGTTTGAAGAAGCTGACATTCATGAACCTTCAAGTTATAGAAGACTCATTGGACGTCTTTTGTATCTTGTAAACACTAGACCAGATATATGCTTTGTTGTTCAACATCTGAGTCAATTTGTTCAAAATCCTACAATTCATCATCATCGTGTTGTTCAACATGTGTTGCGATACATAAAAGTTGCACCTGCACAAGGTTTGTTCTATtcaaagaattttgttttgcatttaaaagcttttagtgactctgactgggcgTCATGTTCCATGACTCAACGCTCAACTACTGGTTTCTGCATTTTCCTGGAAGAATCACTGATTTCATGGAAAACCAAGAAGCAAAGTACGGTTTCTAGATCATCCTCAGAGGCAGAATACCGCGCCTTGGCTTCAACTTCATGTCAGTTGCAATGGTTGACCTTTCTTCTAAGAGATCTCCATGTCATCACCCCCAACACCGCATGTCTTTACTGCGATTCACAAGCAGCCAGGCATATTGCTCTTAACAGTAGCTTTCATGAGTGTACAAAACATATTGACATTGACTGTCATGTTGTTCATGAAAGGCTACAGCAGAATTTGTTCCACCTCCTGCCCATTCGATCTGTAGAGCAACCTGCAGATGTTCTAAGCTCTCGAGCAAAGCATTTTCCAGAAACTTATCAGCAAGCTTGGAGTTCTTTGCATACATGCTCCAGCTTGAGGGAGGGTTTTAAGTTTGAATTATTGGGCCTATACCCTTCTTACGGGCTCTGTTCCTAA